The uncultured Dysgonomonas sp. genome contains the following window.
GTATTCACCCTATTATTCGGATTACTATGCATCGTTAGTTGTAACCAAAAAGCAGCAACCAATCAGGACGATACAATCGTTATAAAAACAGGCATAGAGGCCGAAGAAAGAACCGGTGACGAACTAAAGATAGCTGCTATCATAACTGTTAAACCTGAAGCTATAAAAGATATTCTTCCTATATTCCAGGCTGTAGTACAAGGCAGTCAGGAAGAAGATGGTTGTATTTCCTATAACGTACACCAGGACACCGGCGATTCTACACGGTTTATCATTCTCGAAGAATGGGAATCTCAAGCCGCAATCGACTTTCATGGTAATACCGAACACTTCAAAACATACCAGAAAGCATCGAAAGATATGGTTGCAAAGAAAGAAGTAATAAAAATGAAACTCGTATATTAGAATATACCTCCTAATAAAAAAAGTAAAAGTCCCTGCATTATTTGTCTGGGACTTTTATCTTTAAAGAATGATGATTTTATATACGAGCAATCTGTAAAACACAAATAAAATACATACTTTTGTAACCTCAAATAATATAAAACGATAAGGTTATGATGGAACTGAAAATTGTTGCCGTTATTGTAGTAAAAGCTGCATATAAGGAAGAGTTGGAAAAGGTATTCCATACCGTAGTAGATGAAACCCGTAAAGAAGCAGGAAATGTATCTTACGATTTACATCAGGATTGCAAAGACCCTTTAAAGTATACTATACTTGAAGTATGGAAATCGCAGGCAGCTATCGACGAACATAATGCAAGTGCGCATTTCAAAGCATTTGCAGCTGCAATAGAAGGTAAAGTGGATAGCCTGACAGTGGATGTAATAAAGAAAATATATTAAAATACCGATGAGCCCATTATTTAATATGCCAATATGCCAATGAGTAACACTATTAGAATTGGCACATTAACTAATTGGCATATTAGCACATTAAATTTATAATTATGTACAGAAATCATACTTGCGGAGAACTGACTCTTGCTGATGTAAATAAAGAAGTAACCCTTGCCGGATGGGTGCAAAAAGTGCGTAAACTTGGTGGCGGAATGACCTTTGTCGATCTTCGCGACCGTTATGGAATTACCCAATTGGCATTCAGCAAAGATGTAAACGCAGATTTGTATGAACAATCGAATAAGTTCGGGCGCGAATATGTATTGCAGGTAACAGGCACAGTACAGGAGCGTTCGAGCAAGAATATGAATATACCTACCGGCGAGATAGAGATCATCGTAAACAAGCTCGTTATTCTGAATACATCGGAAGTTCCGCCTTTCACTATCGAAGACGAAACCGATGGAGGCGACGACCTACGCATGAAATACCGCTATCTGGACTTGCGCCGTACTCCTGTGCGCAAAAATCTGGAGCTGCGTCACAAGATAGCATTCGAAACACGTCGTTTTCTGGACGAACGCCAGTTTATAGAAGTGGAAACCCCTGTACTGATTGGTTCTACTCCTGAAGGTGCGCGCGATTTTGTTGTGCCATCGCGTATGAATCCGGGTGAGTTTTATGCCCTGCCGCAATCGCCTCAGCTTTTCAAGCAATTGCTGATGGTATCGGGATTTGACCGTTATTTCCAGATTGTGAAATGTTTCCGCGACGAAGACCTTCGTGCCGACCGTCAGCCGGAATTCACACAGATAGACTGTGAAATGTCATATGTCAATCAGGAAGACGTGTTGAATATGTTTGAAGGATTGACTAAGCACCTGTTCAAAAAGGTAAAAGGCATAGACATCCCCGACTTTCCGCGCATGACATATGCTCACGCAATGAAATATTACGGTTCGGATAAGCCGGATACACGTTTCGGGATGGAATTCGTGGAAATTAAAGACCTGACTACAGGTAAAGATTTCGTAGTATTCGATTCATCCGAATATGTAGGAGCTATTTGTGCTAAAGGTGCGGCATCATATACCCGCAAGCAACTGGATGCG
Protein-coding sequences here:
- a CDS encoding putative quinol monooxygenase, with protein sequence MMELKIVAVIVVKAAYKEELEKVFHTVVDETRKEAGNVSYDLHQDCKDPLKYTILEVWKSQAAIDEHNASAHFKAFAAAIEGKVDSLTVDVIKKIY
- the aspS gene encoding aspartate--tRNA ligase; this translates as MYRNHTCGELTLADVNKEVTLAGWVQKVRKLGGGMTFVDLRDRYGITQLAFSKDVNADLYEQSNKFGREYVLQVTGTVQERSSKNMNIPTGEIEIIVNKLVILNTSEVPPFTIEDETDGGDDLRMKYRYLDLRRTPVRKNLELRHKIAFETRRFLDERQFIEVETPVLIGSTPEGARDFVVPSRMNPGEFYALPQSPQLFKQLLMVSGFDRYFQIVKCFRDEDLRADRQPEFTQIDCEMSYVNQEDVLNMFEGLTKHLFKKVKGIDIPDFPRMTYAHAMKYYGSDKPDTRFGMEFVEIKDLTTGKDFVVFDSSEYVGAICAKGAASYTRKQLDALTDYVKRPQIGAKGLVYVRYEADGSLKSSVDKFYTAEDLKKWAERCQAEPGDLILIICGETEKAQKQLCELRLEVGDQLGLRDKNKFNCLWVIDFPLLEKDEELGRFFAKHHPFTSPKEEDIPMLESDPGAVRANAYDMVINGVEVGGGSVRIHNSQLQNKMFHVLGFTEEKAQAQFGFLMNAFKYGAPPHAGLAFGLDRLVSLFAGLDSIRDCIAFPKNNSGRDVMIDAPAVLEQEQLDELNLKVEIKE
- a CDS encoding putative quinol monooxygenase; this translates as MKKIVFTLLFGLLCIVSCNQKAATNQDDTIVIKTGIEAEERTGDELKIAAIITVKPEAIKDILPIFQAVVQGSQEEDGCISYNVHQDTGDSTRFIILEEWESQAAIDFHGNTEHFKTYQKASKDMVAKKEVIKMKLVY